GCCACAATTTTCCCAAATCTGATTAATGGTATTAAGTTTACAGatccaaaggggcgcctgggtggctcagtcagttaagcgtccggctcaggtcatgatctcacggtccgtgcgttcgagccccgcgtcgggctctgtgccgacagctcagagcccggaatctgctttggattcagggtctccctctctctctgcccctgcccctctcattctgtctctctcaaaaataaacaaacattagaaaaattaaaaaaaaaaaattcttcaggcCAAAGGGAAATGATACCAGGTCTCTAAGTAGGAATGAAAAGcatcagaaatggtaaatatgtgcataaatataaaagacttttcctcttaatttaaaatacataacaaGACCATAAAAGACAGAGATGGTAAACAGACCTATACAGTTGCAAGatttccacataaaaaaaaaatttttaatacttgtatttgagagacagagacagagcgtgagcaggggaagggcagagagagagggagacacagattccaaaggaggctcccggctccgagctgtcagcacagagcccgacgcggggctcgaacccacgaaccgtgagatcgtgacctgagccgaagtcggacacccaaactgactgagccccccaggcacttcTCAAGATTTCCACATTTTATGGGAAGTGATACATTAACTCTAGGTAGACTGAAAACCTGAGAATGTATATTGTGACTTCTAGAGCCTCCGctaaaaaaattatgtgaagaCAGTACAGCTAAAAAGCCAGTAAGTTAAAAtgcaattctaaaataaaaaactaagccaaacagaaaacaagaaaatgataaactgagggacacccggggggctcagtcagttgaacatcagacttcagctcaggtcatgatctggcggtgcatgggttcgagctccaccatcaggatcctctgtccccccctctctgtccctcccggcttgtgctctctcactcaaaggtaaacaaacatttttaaaaaatagaataaaatgatacACCCAAATCGAACTATACCAATAATCACATCTAGTgttaataaacacacaaaaaaggctCAGCCTAGGGCACCgggctggttcagtcggtggagcatgcaactcttgatcttggggtcgtgagtttgaacctcatgtggggtatagagattattttttaaaaatctgtctgggaatgcaggctggtgcagccactccggaagacaggatggaggttcctcaaaaaactaaaaagagaactacgctacgacccagcaattgcactactaggcatttatccaagggatacaggtgtgctgtttcgaagggatgcatgcacccccatgtttatagcagcactatcgacaagagccaaagtatggaaagagcccgaatgtccactgatggatgaacggataaagatgtggtgtgcatacacacacacacacacacacacacacacacacacacacacacaatggagtattactcggcaatcaaaaagaatgaaatcttgccatttgcaactacgtggatggaactggaaggtattatgctaagcaaaactagtcagagaaagacaaaaatcgtatgacttcactcacatgaggacttttgagacaaaacagatgaacataagggaagggaaacaaaaataatataaaaacagggagggggacaaaacagaagagactcataaatatggagaacaaaccgagggttacgggaggggttggggggggggggggagatggggtaaatgggggaggggcactaaggaatctactcctgaaatcattgttgcacgataTGCGAACGAATTTGGGcgtaaatgaaaaaacaaataaatgaaattaaaaactaaaaaaaaatctgtaagtgataaggacataaataaataagtagcagGGCCAGAACAGATAAAAGTGTGAGATCCAAGTATACGGGGTCTACAGgaatttcccttcttttaaatagaaagacacagagaggtaagAAGTGAGTGAACAGAAAAAGGTATGCAAACAGCATCAGAAGGCCGGAGAAGCTCTAATTCACATCAGATACAGCGGAGTTGGAAACAAAGGACGTCACCAGAGGTAGAGAGGGAAGTTTCGTAACAACAAAATGCTCAATTCATTAGTAGGATGTAACATAACCTAGTAACAGACCTTCCAGATATGGAGTAAAATCGATACAATTAGAGGAACGGGACCATGGCACAAACACAATAGATTAGAACACCTCTCAACacatgacacacaaaaaaatctgtaaagacaCAGAAATGTGAACGCTAGTATTAATTACCTAATTGGTATTACAGAACAAATTCACCCACCGTTTCGGAaaacgtatttttttttcaagtgtatgtGGAACGCTCAGCAAGACAGGCCACATACGGAGTCATATCATGAGTAAGACTACAAAGATTGAAACCATAAACATATTCTCCAACCTTGATGGAATGAAAGCACAAATCAGTAAGATAtttaggggaaagaaaacaaaccccTGTTAAGTAGGCAATATACTTCCAGATAATCGACCCGAAATAAATCTAACACCAATCTAAAGCGGTGCTTAAAGAAAAGCGTGTAACTTTAAATACTTGTATGAGAGAaaggcctaggggcgcctgggtggctcagtcagttgagcatccgactcttgatttcggctcaggtcgtgatctcacggttcgtgggttcaagccccgtgtcaggctctgccctggcaacgcggagcctgcttgggatcctctctctttccctctctccgcccctcccctgtgcacactctctctcccttccttcctctcaaaattaaagaaaacttaaattaaaaagtaaataaataaacagggagGGACCACCATGAGTAATTATGTCCAAAAAACTAACAACTTGGgtcaaatgaataaattcctcgaaaacacagctgacccttgaacaatgcaggggttagagGCATCGCCCCCCGGGCAGCCGAAAAGCCGTGTATAACTTTTGACGGCCCCCAAATACCCCGGCTACCCCTACCCTCCTGTGTACTGGAGGCCTGACTGAGAACATAAACTGCGGCTGAACACCTACTTTGCAGGTGGCATTCTCACAATAAAGTGAACTCGAGAGAAGAAAACGTTACCgggaaaaatcctaaaatacGTTTACACTGCTGTGCTGTACTtattgaaaaaaacccacataccTGTGGACCCATGCTTCCCAAACCTGtgatgttcaagggtcaacagtaTGACTTGCCTAAACGACACAAGAGGAAACCAAAAGGCCGACCAGCCCTATAGGTATTAAAGAAAACGAAATCTGTTATAAAAACCCATCCCGCAAAGAAAACTTCCGGCCCAGACGGTCTCACACATTAATTCTACAAAGAGCGAACAAAAGGAGAGTTGGAACTGGGTTATTAAAAAGTCAGCTTTAATATCAACAGGAAGAATGGCCAAGAGCCACCACTATGCAGGTTAGAAACGCCAGACGATACAGGAGGAGGAAATCGGCCAGGgccattcatttcttcttccccctCGGCGGCCTGGCGAACAGAGCGGGGTCCATCTGTTCCCTGGCCAGGCCGCGGACAGAAAAGAGCCTGGCGGCCCGCTCCCGCAGGGTGCCCCCACATTTCAGCCCCCGGGCCGTCAGTTCACTCTTGAGCCTGTCCAAGCCCAGCGCCTCCATTTCCGCCGCGGAGGTGAATGCCAGCAAATCTAGAGTTGCCAGACCAGTAtcctgagaggaaagaaaagaaagtatttaaaacCAGCTCCTCCCCCTGAGGACTCTCCTTAACTGTCCACGGTGCTCTGCTGATCAAGGAATTCTCATTTAATTAGCCGCATCTCGCTACTGAATTTTAATAATCGTCTACATGTCAGTCCACACAGATTCTCATTACGAACACTGACGACCATGAATTTCTCATCTGTACATTTAGAAACAAGCATTCAGAACAGTCACAGAAGTTACAAGATGCCCAGATccctttttaagtgtattcatttcaagagagactgagcgggaggggaaggggcagagagagagggagagagagagaatcccaagcaggctccacgctgtcggcccaaattggggctcgaactctcaaactgcaagataatgaccggagccgaaaccaagagtcggacgcttcaccaactgagccacccaggcgccacccccccagATTCTTAatatgacttttcttcttttttggattTTCCAGTAGGTCAAACAGCAAGACACATCCAGCCCAGCCCCACACTGTTACAACCAAGAGTGGCACCCTCGTCAAGTTTAACATTCATGAGACTCCAGGCCTGCACATCTTCTGATTCCATCACCCTGACGCTCTCTAACTTAATGATTAAGACTGTTTGAGTTCCCACGTTTATAACTCAACAAATCCAAACACGGTTCAACAGCCTTGTAATCGTTCGAGCCGTCCGGCAGCCTTTCCAGACTCTCAGACGCAAGGAAATACTTCTAGCCAGGGACGCTCTGCAAAGGACAAAAACGCTCACATacgggagtttttaaaaaatatatccaatggggcgcctgggtggctcagtcggtgacgtccgacttcagctcaggtcacgatctcgcagtccgcgggttcgagccccgcgtcgggctgtgtgctcacggctcagagcctggagcctgcttccgattctgtgtctccctctctctcggcccctcccctgctcacactgtgtgtctctctctcaaaaataaaccaacactaaaaaaaatcataaaaaatatatattcaagaaGAGTAATTTTCCGTCACAGTAAGTTATTTTTCAATCGTTCAAGAGTTCTAGGGACAGAATCTTAATCCTTCTtgttgaactttattttttagaaagaaccACTTTGGTAGGTTTCAGGAGTAAATCTTGGTTTCATTATTTCTGGCCAAATCCGAAATCACCACCTACGGCTGCACATGGTGGTGAGAAGCACATCGGTACCTCCCCACCAAGAACAGTTTCCATGACTGAAGGCTCAAAGAAGCCAACCGGGTCTTACTCCTCATCTTATGCCTAGAATATCCCTTTACTCACGTTTCTATGACTGCAGACAGGAAAAAGCTCCTAATACATAAGAATAccataggggcgcccgggtggctcagtcaggcgagcggccgactttggctcaggtcaccatctcaaagttcatgagttcaagccccgtgttgggctccgagccgtcggagcctggaggctgcttgggattctgtgtctccctctctttctctgccccttcccgctcacactccgtctctctgtctcaaaagtaaacataaaaaaagagtaaCACAAAAGCTACAGGCTGACCCCTGCAGAGATGGCGGCAGAGCCAAATTAAAGCCCTTTGCATAAACAATTCCACTGTCCTCCCTAGAGAATGCAATCGATGCCTTCCTGCTTTGTAATCGAGGGCAGGGAAGGTGCTGGTTAAACAAATAACGAAAGGCTTCGTGTTTACCGAAGGACAGCAGGTAGTTCCGGGTGCGTCCGGTCTAAAAAGCAAATCGTTATTAGATCAAACGGTAAACGCTGAAGAGTCTTCCTGGAAGCTGGTCCACTGAAGGCCGTGAGTCCTGAACAACCGGAGGGACACTGTGCGCAGCGAAAACCATCCTTTGATGGCGGGATGCAGAGCTTAAGAGGCGAAGACAAATTAGAAGGcagctgcccctctccctgcggAGAGAGCGTCACATCCCGCTGACGCCAACTGTCCCAACAGTCTCGCACGcgagaaagaaacaaagcaaccGGGGATTCGGTGCTAGAAAATGAGCACGTTTCAGCCCCTCTAAAATGCCATCTGCCGCATCACGCCTCGTTATCGTCTACGTTATCGACAAagaataaacaggggcgcctggggggctgcGTCCGTTGGGCGTCAGCGGTTGGCTCCGGTCGTGAtttcgcggctcgtgagttcgagccccgcgtcgggctcgctgctgtcagtgtggaacccgcttcggaccctctgtgtccccctcccagcccctgccccactcggGCGTGGGCgcctgcactctctcaaaagtaaacataaagaaaaaaaaaaaaaaaggataaccgATACCAACTAAACTGTGATACGTGACATGTGTCCAAATTCACAGATTACTAAAATAGTAAATGCGCAGCTTAGAACCGATAAACTAGGGAACCAGGGACACCGCCTCGTGGCAAAATGATACACACCCCAGACTTGAAAAGAAACCAATCTAGGATTTTCGGAGGGGTTAGGCAAGCTTCACTCATCGCACCGCTGGTCATTTAACAGACCTTCCCCCAAGCAGCCCAGGGGGGAAGCACGTTTTCATTTCAAGGACTTACTGAGGCCATAAGGCTGACGTGGCCGGAGACGGGACCCCAATCACTTACCGTGTTTCCTGACCAGCCGTCCTCCGGTTTGGTCACGGGCGCGCTTCCCCCGCACTCTCCGGGCGCTATCTCGGCAGCTGGGTCAGTCGcctcctgtgtctgtgtctgtgtctcttcgGTCGGTCCTGCCCCGGCCGCCCCCTCTTCTGCGGGCTCCTcgcccccggcccctccctgctccaggcTCTTCTCTGTTTCCACGGCCACGGTCCCCTGCTCGCGCCCCCCGGCGGAGGTCCGGCCCGGCCCGGCGTCTGCGGAGACCGCACACCCAGAGCCTGGCCCGGGCGCCTGCGGCAGCTCCGGGGGCCTAGAGTCCGCAGCCTGCACGCCCGCCCTCGGACAGCTGCCGGCAGATTCGGCTGCCGCCTCAGCGCCATCGCCGCTTCTGGGAGTGTGGAAGCTCACTCCTGAAGTGCCGGGAGCTTCTTCCCCGTCGCCATCCGAGGTCTCTGAGCTGGACTCCTCCACGGTCTCTAGTCCTTCCGTGCCCAACCTGCAGGGGACAGAAAGGCGTGACACCACCCCCAGCTTCTATGTGGGACAGAGCCCCCGCCTGTCCAGGGAGCGGGCCCTGTCGGATCCAAGTATCTGCTCGCTGGAGATGGAGGGCAGGTAAGTTCCAGAAGATACTCCCGGGGATAAACAGATGGCGAGATTCAGTTACGACCGGAACCCGCCTGGAACCCACTGTCCTAAAGATCCAAGAAGGActcctctttatttaaaaaaaaatttttttttttaatgtttatttatttttgagacagagacagacagagcatgaacaggggagggtcagagagagaaggaggcacagaatctgaaacaggctccaggctccgagctgtcagcccagagcccgacgcggggttcgaactcacggactgtgagatcatgacctgagccaaagtcg
Above is a window of Neofelis nebulosa isolate mNeoNeb1 chromosome 15, mNeoNeb1.pri, whole genome shotgun sequence DNA encoding:
- the SDE2 gene encoding splicing regulator SDE2 isoform X3, coding for MAPSIVWNPGSAVAKEFFIRESWDLWHWAKPSEEPQWRGCSVAEIQRKGEGFGSMLRALGAQIEKTTNREACRDLSGRRLRDVNHEKAMAEWVKQQAEREAEKEQKRLERLRRKLTEPRPCSANPAYQRQCHEMAERLEDSVLKGMQAASSKVVSAEIGESRKRPNKSKTDRGASSGKRKCFWLGTEGLETVEESSSETSDGDGEEAPGTSGVSFHTPRSGDGAEAAAESAGSCPRAGVQAADSRPPELPQAPGPGSGCAVSADAGPGRTSAGGREQGTVAVETEKSLEQGGAGGEEPAEEGAAGAGPTEETQTQTQEATDPAAEIAPGECGGSAPVTKPEDGWSGNTDTGLATLDLLAFTSAAEMEALGLDRLKSELTARGLKCGGTLRERAARLFSVRGLAREQMDPALFARPPRGKKK
- the SDE2 gene encoding splicing regulator SDE2 isoform X2, translating into MAEAAALVWVRGPGLGCQAVRCASASCSVRDVVRRHCQDQDVPVECFFVKCDGLLTDTSDRVRHGAVYSLEPRLRGGKGGFGSMLRALGAQIEKTTNREACRDLSGRRLRDVNHEKAMAEWVKQQAEREAEKEQKRLERLRRKLTEPRPCSANPAYQRQCHEMAERLEDSVLKGMQAASSKVVSAEIGESRKRPNKSKTDRGASSGKRKCFWLGTEGLETVEESSSETSDGDGEEAPGTSGVSFHTPRSGDGAEAAAESAGSCPRAGVQAADSRPPELPQAPGPGSGCAVSADAGPGRTSAGGREQGTVAVETEKSLEQGGAGGEEPAEEGAAGAGPTEETQTQTQEATDPAAEIAPGECGGSAPVTKPEDGWSGNTDTGLATLDLLAFTSAAEMEALGLDRLKSELTARGLKCGGTLRERAARLFSVRGLAREQMDPALFARPPRGKKK
- the SDE2 gene encoding splicing regulator SDE2 isoform X1, whose product is MRKQHVFANNVVFQLPHLFFYTAVQCESCQRCVWPSSLDLENYRLRDAFLFETLSDVPVECFFVKCDGLLTDTSDRVRHGAVYSLEPRLRGGKGGFGSMLRALGAQIEKTTNREACRDLSGRRLRDVNHEKAMAEWVKQQAEREAEKEQKRLERLRRKLTEPRPCSANPAYQRQCHEMAERLEDSVLKGMQAASSKVVSAEIGESRKRPNKSKTDRGASSGKRKCFWLGTEGLETVEESSSETSDGDGEEAPGTSGVSFHTPRSGDGAEAAAESAGSCPRAGVQAADSRPPELPQAPGPGSGCAVSADAGPGRTSAGGREQGTVAVETEKSLEQGGAGGEEPAEEGAAGAGPTEETQTQTQEATDPAAEIAPGECGGSAPVTKPEDGWSGNTDTGLATLDLLAFTSAAEMEALGLDRLKSELTARGLKCGGTLRERAARLFSVRGLAREQMDPALFARPPRGKKK